GCAGCGTGAGCGTGATCGCCAAGCTTGCCGTGCCGATGAGCGCCGACCTGATCGAGAATCGCCAAGGGGCCGCGGGACGGCGCCGCCGGTCCAAGATCATTTCGATCAGCTCGCCACGGGTGGCGATATACGCACCCGCCTGCCCCACGAAGGAAGCGAACAGCGGCCCCAGGACGAAGCCGAGCCAATCGGCGGGATGCACGATAGTGACACGCCCGCACGCGACGAACGAGGCGAAGCCCACCAGCCCGCCGAAGCAGGGTGCCGCCAGGGGGTGACGCCAAGTTCCGCAGACCGCGCGGACGGCCATGGCGAAGGGGACGACCAGCGCCACCGAGAAGAAACCCGCAATGGCGAATCCGAACACGGCGCCCACCAAGAAGATGGGAAGGCCATACCCTGCTCCGGCCACCGACACGCCGAGGATCGCCGTGACCCAGTAGCTGGCGACATCGAAGGCGGACTCGCACGGACTTGGTTGGTCCAAGCGAGAGTCGCCGCTCCGATCGCAAGCGGTTGGGAGCACAATCTCGATAGCGGTTGGGGAGTCGAACTTACTCATTCGAGCGGTTCCGAATTGAACGGCTGCTTCAGGCGGGCGCACAGCAGAGACGCCTGGACCCTCTGCTATCACCCTATACCGCAATCGCCATCGGCAATTAACTGCCGTTGCGGCGACCGTTGCCGCTCCTACAATCCTGCCGGCAAAATCGTGGAATTGTGCGGGATTGCGCTGCGGACCGCGGGGATGAACCCCGCGGCTCGCTTAGGATGCTACGCCCTGACTCCTCCCGCCTGAACCCTGAACCCCAACGCCTGAACCCTCCGCCCATGCCCCGCGTTATCTGCATCGCGAACCAGAAGGGGGGCGTCGGCAAAACGACGACCGCCCTCAACCTGGCGTGCGCGATCGCGATGTCGGGCGACCGGACGTTGCTGGTCGACCTCGACCCGCAGTGCAACGCCACCACCGGATTGGGACTGATTCCGGACGCTCGCCACGCCCTGGTCGACTCGCGCCCACTGCGGGAATCGTTCCGCGAGACCTACCTGCCGAACCTTTCGCTGCTGCCGGGCGCCCGCAGTTTTGAAGACGTCGACGCCTTGGCGAACTCGTCCGACTCCCGCTCGCTGATGCTAGCAACCCACCTCTCGGGCAGCCTTGGCTCGTTCGACTCGGTGCTGATCGATTGCCCTCCCTCGGTCGGCGCCCTCACCCGCACCGCGCTCGCCAGTGCTAGCGAAGTCCTCATGCCGATCCAGTGCGAGTATTTCGCGATGGAGGGGCTCACCCAAATGATTGAGGTAATCAAACAAGTGATGGGGCGGTCGAACAGCCGATTAGAATTTGGAGGAATTCTCCTCACCATGTACGACGCGACTTTGGAGCTTACCGCCGAAGTCGATCGCGAGGTGCGGGACTTCTTCGGGGGAATCGTCTTTTCAACCGTGATTCCACGAGATGCTGCGGTGTCCGAGGCCCCGAGCCACGGACGGTCGGTCATCGACTACGCCCCGCGTTCGCGGGGGGCTCGCGCCTACGTGGAACTCTGTCAGGAGGTATTGGAGCGTGTCTAAGGAACGTCGTTTGGGCCGGGGGTTGGAAGCGCTGCTGGGCCGCAGCTTCGAAGCTCAATCGCAGGACGGCCAGTCGGAAGTCCAGCTCTACGAATCAGAAGATGGTCAACAGTCGTTCGACCAAAACAGCTATCAGTCGAGTGCTAGCACCGACGAGAACGTCACTCGCTCGGCCGATGGCCAGCAGTGGCTCGGGCTCGTCACGATCGATCGCAATCCTTACCAGCCGCGGACGAGCTTCGACGAAGCCGAGATCGCGGACCTGTGCGATAGCATCCGCACCCATGGTTTTCTGCAGCCGATTGTCGTCCGTCCATTCGAGGGACGCTTTCAGTTGATTGCCGGCGAGCGCCGTTTGCGGGCCGCCCAGATGGCCGGTTGGGAAC
This sequence is a window from Lacipirellula parvula. Protein-coding genes within it:
- a CDS encoding ParA family protein; translation: MPRVICIANQKGGVGKTTTALNLACAIAMSGDRTLLVDLDPQCNATTGLGLIPDARHALVDSRPLRESFRETYLPNLSLLPGARSFEDVDALANSSDSRSLMLATHLSGSLGSFDSVLIDCPPSVGALTRTALASASEVLMPIQCEYFAMEGLTQMIEVIKQVMGRSNSRLEFGGILLTMYDATLELTAEVDREVRDFFGGIVFSTVIPRDAAVSEAPSHGRSVIDYAPRSRGARAYVELCQEVLERV